Proteins found in one Campylobacter concisus genomic segment:
- a CDS encoding copper resistance protein NlpE — protein sequence MKYLFAILISFFILGCAKNENLEPKQNTQNTVKEDKPLAQANTPKKPEKLILPNSIYSSFHTILPCPNCEGIKTIITLNKDKTYTKTMLTMDKEVSLVEKNGTFDVDDSAIILKDENGNLSYFAPNKNSLLQLDDKKNKRVGVLAQIYNFEPVNKAYKDSFFAKFYKFKNKDNFLDIVIVPSKNGAKISFYSSLKNGSPLCEFSSELLYDKGIFYLLDEKGIALSIHRINNAIFLVANDKICKNAHISGRYKKDKDQKNLFGKGFFAELTNESANRDVIKIYGSKNIKRDDTKKENSYIVTNKNERIFEYTLLNGIITSIEIYSNEFKTPENISLKSNFKDIKNSLVISKFSSDKNNIYLKIDSHDMLITLKNPLTKEATSLNDIPDETKIEQITLMWNQ from the coding sequence CTCATTTTTCATCCTTGGCTGCGCAAAAAATGAAAATTTAGAGCCAAAACAAAACACACAAAATACAGTAAAAGAAGACAAACCACTAGCTCAAGCAAATACACCCAAAAAGCCAGAAAAGCTAATACTTCCAAACTCAATTTATAGTAGTTTTCACACTATTTTGCCTTGCCCAAACTGCGAAGGCATAAAAACTATCATCACGTTAAATAAAGACAAAACCTACACAAAAACAATGCTTACTATGGATAAAGAAGTAAGCTTGGTTGAAAAAAATGGTACATTTGATGTTGATGATAGTGCTATCATTTTAAAAGATGAAAATGGCAATCTTAGCTACTTTGCGCCAAATAAAAACTCACTTCTTCAACTTGATGACAAGAAAAATAAGCGAGTTGGCGTACTAGCTCAAATTTATAATTTTGAGCCGGTAAACAAAGCTTACAAAGATAGTTTTTTTGCCAAATTTTATAAATTTAAAAATAAAGATAACTTTTTAGACATTGTAATCGTACCAAGCAAAAATGGTGCGAAAATAAGTTTTTATTCATCATTAAAAAATGGCTCGCCACTTTGCGAGTTTAGCTCTGAGCTACTTTACGACAAAGGAATTTTTTACCTTTTAGATGAAAAAGGCATTGCTCTAAGCATACACAGGATAAATAATGCAATTTTTCTAGTAGCAAACGATAAAATTTGTAAAAATGCTCACATAAGCGGACGATATAAAAAAGATAAAGATCAAAAAAATCTCTTTGGCAAAGGCTTTTTTGCAGAGCTGACAAACGAATCAGCAAATAGAGATGTTATAAAAATTTACGGCTCAAAAAACATAAAACGAGATGACACAAAAAAAGAAAACAGCTACATCGTGACAAACAAAAATGAAAGAATTTTTGAATACACCTTGCTAAATGGCATTATCACAAGCATTGAAATTTATTCAAATGAGTTTAAAACTCCAGAAAATATCAGCCTTAAATCAAATTTCAAAGATATAAAAAATTCTCTTGTTATCTCTAAATTTAGTAGTGACAAAAACAATATCTATCTAAAAATAGATAGCCACGATATGTTAATCACACTAAAAAATCCACTTACCAAAGAGGCAACAAGCCTAAACGATATCCCAGATGAAACGAAAATAGAGCAAATAACGCTAATGTGGAATCAATAA